The following coding sequences lie in one Deltaproteobacteria bacterium RBG_16_64_85 genomic window:
- a CDS encoding 50S ribosomal protein L21, with protein sequence MYAVVRSGGKQLRVSPGDIVNVEKLPVEAGSTVELTDVLLVSSEGGTTIGTPTVPNAKVVCRALGEGKAKKIVIYKYKRRKGFAKKQGHRQPFTRLSIQEIRVG encoded by the coding sequence ATGTATGCCGTGGTCCGGTCCGGCGGGAAGCAGTTGCGGGTTTCCCCCGGTGACATCGTAAACGTGGAGAAGCTCCCGGTCGAGGCCGGAAGTACCGTGGAACTCACGGACGTGCTGCTCGTTTCCTCCGAAGGCGGCACGACCATTGGAACTCCGACCGTCCCGAACGCGAAGGTCGTCTGCAGGGCGCTCGGCGAGGGAAAGGCGAAGAAGATCGTCATCTACAAGTACAAGCGGCGAAAAGGGTTCGCAAAGAAGCAGGGGCATCGCCAACCCTTCACCAGGCTCTCCATCCAGGAGATCCGGGTGGGGTAA
- a CDS encoding 50S ribosomal protein L27: MAHKKGVGSSRNGRDSQSKRLGVKRFGGQYVTAGSIIVRQRGTPVHPGTNVGMGKDHTLFALIDGTVQFNRFGKDRKRVSVLALS; the protein is encoded by the coding sequence ATGGCGCATAAAAAAGGGGTCGGCAGTTCCCGGAACGGGCGCGACAGCCAGAGCAAGCGGCTCGGCGTGAAGCGCTTCGGCGGGCAGTACGTCACCGCCGGATCGATCATCGTGAGACAGCGGGGGACGCCCGTCCATCCAGGGACCAACGTGGGGATGGGCAAGGACCACACCCTGTTCGCCCTGATCGACGGCACGGTGCAGTTTAACCGGTTCGGCAAGGACCGGAAGAGGGTGTCCGTCCTCGCCCTTTCGTAA
- a CDS encoding GTPase ObgE, which translates to MPFIDEAAITVRSGDGGRGCLSFRREKFVPRGGPDGGNGGNGGSVLLQVSPHLSTLLDFRYRKIFKAKRGQHGMGKNRYGKNAPDLVIAVPPGTIVRDEETGEVLADLTKEGDAFVAAAGARGGRGNSAFASATNQAPDRADPGRPGVERRLHLTLKLIAHIGLVGLPNAGKSTLLSRISRARPKIADYPFTTLSPVLGVVSHRDEEFVVADLPGLIEGAHRGAGLGHRFLKHAERTEGLVHVVDASHPVERIVEATHTVREEMEKFLPELAGRQTILAFNKMDLPGARESAEKALARLNFPVASVYYISAATGEGIATLLDGMLTFRKKRAPDAT; encoded by the coding sequence ATGCCCTTCATAGATGAAGCCGCCATCACCGTCCGCTCGGGGGACGGCGGCCGGGGATGCTTGAGCTTTCGCCGGGAGAAGTTCGTCCCCAGGGGCGGGCCCGACGGCGGCAACGGTGGCAACGGGGGAAGCGTCCTTCTCCAGGTCAGCCCCCACCTCTCCACCCTCCTCGATTTCCGATACCGGAAGATCTTCAAGGCCAAGCGGGGCCAGCACGGCATGGGGAAAAACAGGTACGGGAAGAACGCCCCCGACCTGGTCATCGCCGTCCCGCCGGGGACGATCGTCCGCGACGAGGAAACCGGGGAAGTCCTTGCCGACCTCACGAAAGAGGGGGACGCCTTCGTCGCGGCTGCCGGAGCGCGCGGGGGGCGAGGAAACTCCGCTTTTGCATCGGCCACCAACCAGGCGCCGGACCGCGCGGATCCCGGCAGGCCCGGCGTGGAACGCCGGCTGCACCTTACGCTCAAGCTGATCGCGCACATCGGGCTGGTCGGGCTGCCCAACGCCGGGAAATCGACCCTCCTGTCCAGGATCTCCCGGGCAAGGCCCAAGATCGCCGATTACCCGTTCACGACCCTTTCTCCGGTTCTGGGAGTCGTCTCGCACCGGGACGAGGAGTTCGTCGTGGCGGACCTGCCCGGGCTGATCGAAGGGGCCCATCGCGGGGCGGGACTGGGTCATCGCTTCCTGAAGCACGCCGAGCGTACCGAAGGTCTCGTACATGTGGTCGACGCCTCCCACCCCGTCGAGAGGATCGTTGAGGCAACCCACACCGTACGGGAAGAGATGGAGAAGTTCCTGCCGGAACTGGCGGGCAGGCAGACGATCCTCGCATTCAACAAGATGGACCTCCCCGGCGCGCGGGAATCCGCCGAAAAAGCCCTTGCACGGTTGAATTTCCCGGTTGCGAGCGTCTATTATATTTCCGCCGCCACCGGCGAAGGGATCGCGACCCTCCTCGACGGCATGTTGACGTTCCGGAAGAAGAGAGCACCCGATGCTACCTGA
- a CDS encoding glutamate 5-kinase, which translates to MLPDIAEQRAAFLRSRKIRRIIVKLGSGTLTDASLGLREPTIRSLAAQVARIRESRGIDVVVVTSGAIAAGRKKLGMADRPRTIALKQAAAAVGQTTLMRAYERAFEKRGLKVGQLLLTHEDFENRERYLNAKNTLETLLSRGIVPIINENDTVATEEIRLGDNDHLAALVTQLMGADLLLLLTDSDGLYTRDPHRFPDAKRIPLLAKIDDDILRSTGVRGGSVGTGGMGSKLLAARVVTSWGTPVVIADGLSRRSILDVLDGKEAGTLILPRGEAKARSRKLWIAHALQPHGMIAVDDGAKKVLLEGGKSLLPAGILGVSGSFQRGDAVSIGDRRGRVFARGITSWSSEQVTKGMGRKSAEVRAILGEEPPAEVVHRDNLTILAAMGGDTPQRAGRGHSST; encoded by the coding sequence ATGCTACCTGACATTGCAGAACAGCGAGCGGCTTTCCTTCGTTCCCGAAAGATCCGCCGGATCATCGTGAAGCTGGGCAGCGGCACGCTGACCGACGCGTCGCTGGGCCTGCGCGAGCCGACGATCCGCTCCCTCGCGGCCCAGGTCGCAAGGATCCGGGAGTCCCGCGGCATCGACGTCGTGGTGGTCACCTCGGGAGCCATCGCCGCCGGCAGAAAGAAATTGGGCATGGCGGACCGCCCCCGCACGATCGCCCTCAAGCAGGCTGCCGCCGCCGTGGGACAGACAACGCTGATGCGGGCGTACGAGCGGGCGTTCGAGAAACGGGGATTGAAGGTCGGGCAGCTCCTCCTCACGCACGAGGACTTCGAAAACCGGGAGCGCTACCTCAACGCGAAGAACACGCTGGAGACCCTGCTCTCCCGAGGCATCGTTCCGATCATCAACGAGAACGACACGGTGGCCACCGAGGAGATCCGGCTCGGAGACAACGATCACCTGGCGGCGCTGGTGACGCAGCTGATGGGAGCGGACCTGCTGCTCCTACTGACCGACAGCGACGGGCTGTACACGCGGGATCCCCACCGCTTCCCTGATGCGAAGCGGATCCCGCTCCTTGCGAAGATCGACGACGACATCCTCCGGTCCACCGGGGTGAGAGGCGGGTCGGTGGGGACCGGAGGGATGGGATCCAAGCTCCTTGCCGCCCGGGTCGTGACCTCCTGGGGAACCCCGGTAGTCATCGCCGACGGCTTGTCGCGGCGCTCCATCCTGGACGTCCTCGACGGGAAAGAGGCCGGCACCCTGATCCTCCCCCGGGGGGAGGCCAAGGCGCGCAGCCGGAAGCTGTGGATCGCCCACGCCCTGCAGCCGCATGGAATGATCGCGGTCGACGACGGGGCGAAGAAGGTTCTCCTGGAGGGGGGAAAGAGCCTCCTGCCGGCGGGGATCCTTGGCGTTTCGGGGTCTTTTCAGAGGGGCGACGCGGTGTCCATCGGCGACCGCAGGGGGCGCGTCTTCGCCCGGGGGATCACCTCCTGGTCCAGCGAGCAGGTGACGAAGGGAATGGGCCGGAAGAGCGCGGAAGTCCGGGCGATCCTGGGGGAAGAACCCCCTGCCGAGGTGGTCCATCGCGACAACCTGACGATCCTGGCGGCGATGGGCGGGGATACTCCTCAACGCGCTGGACGGGGACACTCCTCAACATGA
- a CDS encoding glutamate-5-semialdehyde dehydrogenase yields MTTIKDRVERVCRAAKEAAARLGKADSSKKNAALAGMAKGLRERSDWLQSENRKDMDAGKAKGLSAAMLDRLLLTDARIRQMADGIGEVIALPDPVGEVLKMGRRPNGLWVGRMRIPLGVIGIIYESRPNVTADATALCVKSGNAVILRGGSEAIRSNTAISRILRDALSGSGLPADAVSIIEQTDRKAIDCLLAAEDFIDLIIPRGGEGLIRSVAEKSRIPVIKHYKGVCHIYVDEDADLRQAIPVCINAKVQRPGVCNAMETLLVHEKAAPEFLPAVAAELVKSGVELRGCPKTVRLVPQARPASKEDWGTEFLDLILAVKVVSSMEEAMEHIRRYGSLHTEAILTKDHARAMRFVREVDSSLVLVNASTRFNDGFQLGLGAEIGISTTKIHAFGPMGLEELTTTKFIAFGDGQVRT; encoded by the coding sequence ATGACGACAATAAAGGATCGCGTGGAGCGGGTCTGCCGCGCGGCGAAGGAGGCGGCGGCCCGGCTCGGGAAAGCGGACTCCTCGAAGAAGAACGCGGCGCTCGCCGGGATGGCGAAGGGGCTGCGAGAGCGGTCGGATTGGCTCCAGTCGGAAAACCGGAAGGACATGGATGCGGGGAAGGCCAAGGGCCTCTCCGCCGCGATGCTCGACCGGCTCCTCCTGACCGACGCCCGGATCCGGCAGATGGCGGACGGGATCGGGGAGGTGATCGCCCTCCCCGACCCGGTCGGCGAGGTCCTGAAGATGGGACGGCGGCCCAACGGCCTCTGGGTGGGGCGGATGCGCATCCCCCTGGGCGTCATCGGGATCATTTACGAATCGCGCCCCAACGTGACGGCCGATGCGACGGCGCTGTGTGTGAAATCCGGAAACGCGGTCATCCTCCGCGGCGGGTCCGAGGCGATCCGCTCCAATACCGCCATCTCGCGTATCTTGCGGGACGCGCTCTCGGGAAGCGGCCTGCCGGCGGACGCCGTGTCGATCATCGAGCAGACCGACCGGAAGGCCATCGACTGCCTGCTTGCGGCCGAGGATTTCATCGACCTCATCATCCCCCGCGGGGGAGAGGGGCTCATCCGCAGCGTGGCGGAAAAGTCCCGCATCCCGGTGATCAAGCACTACAAGGGGGTCTGCCACATCTACGTCGACGAGGACGCCGATCTCCGGCAGGCCATCCCCGTCTGCATCAACGCGAAGGTGCAGCGCCCCGGCGTCTGCAACGCCATGGAAACGCTCCTCGTGCACGAGAAGGCCGCGCCGGAGTTTCTCCCCGCGGTGGCAGCCGAGCTGGTGAAGAGCGGCGTCGAGCTGCGCGGCTGCCCGAAGACCGTCCGCCTCGTCCCGCAGGCGAGGCCCGCATCGAAGGAGGACTGGGGGACCGAGTTTCTCGACCTGATCCTCGCGGTGAAAGTGGTCTCGTCGATGGAGGAGGCGATGGAACACATCCGCCGCTACGGCTCGCTTCACACCGAGGCGATCCTCACGAAGGACCATGCCCGGGCGATGCGGTTCGTTCGCGAGGTGGACTCCTCGCTGGTCCTCGTCAATGCCTCCACCCGCTTCAACGACGGGTTCCAGCTGGGGTTGGGGGCGGAGATCGGGATCAGCACCACCAAGATCCACGCGTTCGGCCCAATGGGCCTCGAAGAGTTGACCACGACGAAGTTCATCGCCTTCGGGGACGGCCAGGTCAGAACCTAA
- a CDS encoding nicotinate (nicotinamide) nucleotide adenylyltransferase — MSVALFGGTFDPFHNGHLRMAIGVKETFRVSRVILFPAHHPPHKPMQPVSEAHHRFAMVSAGAAGLPGIEASDIEIRREGPSYSLLTVLDFRRALPDAQILFVMGADSFAEVSTWHRYEELLSACDFVLLPRSGAGPEPAPPAGFRIEKEDPHCYSWLGRSYRLPGGRRLFCPSLPALDISSSDIREKVRTGMCIRGLVPPEVERYIVGNGLYVDRPEERRP; from the coding sequence ATATCGGTGGCGCTTTTCGGCGGGACGTTCGACCCCTTCCACAACGGCCACCTGCGGATGGCGATCGGGGTGAAGGAGACGTTCCGGGTCTCCCGCGTGATCCTGTTCCCGGCGCACCACCCGCCCCACAAACCGATGCAGCCCGTGTCGGAAGCACATCACCGTTTCGCGATGGTCTCGGCGGGCGCAGCCGGTCTCCCCGGGATCGAGGCATCGGACATCGAGATCCGGCGGGAGGGGCCTTCCTACTCGCTCCTCACGGTACTGGACTTCCGGCGGGCCCTGCCGGACGCACAGATTCTCTTCGTGATGGGGGCCGACTCCTTCGCAGAAGTGTCGACGTGGCACCGATACGAAGAACTTCTCTCGGCGTGCGATTTCGTCCTCCTTCCCCGCTCCGGCGCAGGCCCGGAACCCGCTCCTCCGGCGGGGTTCCGTATTGAAAAAGAGGACCCGCATTGCTATAGTTGGTTGGGAAGAAGCTACCGCCTCCCGGGCGGGCGGAGGCTGTTCTGCCCCTCGCTGCCGGCCCTGGACATCTCTTCGAGCGACATCCGCGAGAAAGTCCGGACGGGCATGTGCATCCGGGGGCTCGTTCCGCCGGAGGTGGAGCGGTACATTGTCGGCAATGGTCTTTACGTCGATCGCCCGGAGGAGCGACGGCCATAA
- a CDS encoding ribosome silencing factor, with protein MTIQDTLLRCARLAQEKKAADIRALDVRERATFTDFFLLCSGTSDRQVSAVAHHIEKSLRKDGVRPLGIEGIREGRWVLLDYGDFVVHVFLSSVREFYNFDRLWGSAPEIPLPEEH; from the coding sequence ATAACGATTCAGGATACGCTGCTGCGGTGCGCCCGGCTGGCCCAGGAGAAAAAGGCTGCCGATATCCGCGCGCTGGACGTCCGGGAACGGGCCACATTCACCGACTTCTTCCTCCTCTGCTCGGGGACGTCCGACCGGCAGGTTTCGGCCGTCGCCCATCACATCGAGAAATCGCTCCGGAAGGACGGGGTGCGGCCGCTGGGGATCGAGGGAATCCGGGAAGGACGGTGGGTCCTTCTCGATTACGGCGATTTCGTGGTGCACGTGTTTCTTTCCAGCGTTCGGGAATTCTACAACTTCGACCGGCTGTGGGGATCGGCCCCCGAGATCCCCCTCCCCGAGGAGCATTAA
- a CDS encoding cysteine desulfurase: MPDPRNFVYLDNAATSLPKPKGVAEAVAAAIRRAGNPGRSGHVLSIRSARDVFAARERLAKLFGAKDSSRFVFTENATAALNQAIKGILRAGDHVVTTSVEHNSVMRPLRRMEGAGVSVTVVAAGRDGIVDAKEVVAAIRQTTRLVAVVHASNVSGAIQPVGEIVRAAHRRGVFTLVDAAQTAGALPIDLEGLPVDLLAAPGHKGLLGPQGTGFLYVRKGVSLVPLIEGGTGSLSEADHQPYFYPDALESGTRNSVGLAGLAVSLAWLLRKRVESVREKELALLADLLEGMEKIPGVTLFGPRDPARCASVLSFLVDGMDPAETGWRLEKRFGILVRAGLHCSPNSHRTLRTFPEGTVRASPGPFTTRKEIALFLSALRKIR; the protein is encoded by the coding sequence CTGCCCGATCCCCGCAACTTCGTCTATCTCGACAACGCGGCGACTTCCCTCCCCAAACCCAAAGGCGTGGCGGAGGCGGTCGCCGCCGCCATCCGGCGAGCGGGAAATCCCGGCCGCTCGGGACACGTCCTGTCCATCCGTTCCGCCAGGGACGTATTCGCCGCGCGGGAAAGGCTGGCGAAACTGTTCGGCGCGAAGGACAGCTCCCGATTCGTCTTCACGGAGAACGCCACCGCCGCGCTCAACCAGGCGATCAAGGGGATCCTCAGGGCCGGCGACCACGTGGTGACCACCTCCGTCGAGCACAACTCGGTAATGCGGCCGCTGCGTCGAATGGAGGGGGCGGGTGTTTCGGTGACGGTGGTCGCCGCGGGCCGGGACGGCATCGTCGACGCGAAGGAGGTCGTCGCCGCCATTCGTCAGACGACGCGTCTCGTCGCCGTGGTCCACGCTTCGAACGTTTCGGGCGCGATCCAGCCGGTAGGGGAGATCGTCCGGGCCGCGCACCGGCGCGGCGTCTTCACGCTGGTGGATGCCGCCCAGACGGCGGGGGCGCTTCCGATCGACCTCGAGGGCCTCCCCGTCGACCTCCTTGCCGCCCCCGGTCACAAAGGACTCCTGGGCCCCCAGGGAACCGGTTTCCTCTACGTGCGGAAAGGGGTGTCTCTCGTGCCGCTCATTGAGGGCGGAACGGGAAGCCTCTCCGAGGCCGACCACCAGCCGTATTTCTACCCCGACGCCCTCGAGTCGGGGACCCGGAACAGCGTGGGGCTCGCCGGCCTTGCCGTTTCCCTCGCCTGGCTGCTGCGCAAAAGGGTGGAAAGCGTCCGGGAGAAGGAATTGGCGCTGCTTGCGGACCTGCTCGAGGGGATGGAGAAGATTCCTGGCGTGACCCTCTTCGGCCCCCGGGATCCCGCCCGCTGCGCTTCCGTGCTCTCCTTCCTGGTGGACGGGATGGATCCCGCGGAGACGGGATGGCGGCTCGAGAAGCGGTTCGGAATCCTCGTCCGGGCGGGTCTCCACTGTTCCCCCAACTCGCACCGGACGCTACGGACCTTCCCCGAAGGAACGGTTCGCGCGAGCCCCGGGCCGTTCACGACCCGGAAGGAGATCGCCCTCTTTCTTTCCGCCCTTCGGAAGATCCGCTGA
- a CDS encoding peptide-methionine (R)-S-oxide reductase — MTEKVIRTDAEWKKLLSPEQFHVTRKKGTERAFSGQYWDTKETGIYQCICCGNDLFSSDTKYDSGTGWPSYWAPVAKENVRTEDDSSFFTKRTEVLCSRCDAHLGHVFTDGPKPMGLRYCMNSASLKFVKAG, encoded by the coding sequence ATGACGGAGAAGGTAATCCGGACCGATGCCGAGTGGAAGAAGCTGCTGAGCCCCGAACAGTTCCACGTCACCCGGAAGAAAGGGACCGAAAGGGCGTTTTCGGGGCAGTACTGGGACACCAAGGAGACGGGGATCTACCAGTGCATCTGCTGCGGAAACGACCTGTTCAGCTCCGATACCAAATACGATTCCGGGACGGGATGGCCAAGCTACTGGGCCCCGGTTGCCAAGGAGAACGTCCGGACGGAGGATGACAGCAGCTTCTTCACGAAGCGGACGGAGGTGCTCTGCAGCCGGTGCGACGCCCACCTCGGCCACGTGTTCACCGACGGGCCGAAGCCGATGGGACTGCGCTACTGCATGAATTCCGCCTCTCTAAAGTTCGTCAAGGCGGGATGA
- a CDS encoding threonylcarbamoyl-AMP synthase, with amino-acid sequence MTRLACFDAGNVAFFPPGVVESLQAGGMVIFPTDTLYGLGVDPRSKEGLRKLLVLKSREGRKPIPLLLDRAERASAWAEHVPPSALRLMVAFWPGGLTIVLPAWADVPPQITGGSGTVGLRVPNHPIPRALAKSLGGAITGTSANRAGNPGDWRTAEEIVREFTGEVDWVLWDGRSPASGTAASAVQRSPGSTVVRASEEDVVLLREGVIPFGEITDILKKG; translated from the coding sequence ATGACCCGACTGGCGTGTTTCGACGCAGGCAACGTTGCTTTCTTTCCCCCCGGCGTAGTCGAATCGCTGCAGGCCGGAGGGATGGTCATCTTTCCGACCGACACGCTGTATGGCCTGGGGGTCGACCCGCGCTCGAAGGAGGGGCTCCGGAAACTCCTCGTCCTCAAGAGCCGCGAGGGAAGAAAGCCGATCCCTCTCCTTCTCGATCGCGCGGAGCGGGCTTCCGCCTGGGCGGAGCACGTTCCTCCCTCGGCCTTGCGTCTCATGGTAGCGTTCTGGCCGGGGGGCTTGACGATCGTGCTGCCGGCGTGGGCCGATGTGCCTCCGCAGATCACCGGCGGAAGCGGGACCGTGGGGCTCCGGGTGCCGAACCATCCCATCCCCCGGGCCCTGGCAAAGTCCCTGGGAGGGGCGATCACCGGGACGTCCGCCAACCGGGCGGGAAATCCGGGCGACTGGCGCACCGCCGAGGAGATCGTCCGCGAGTTCACCGGGGAAGTGGACTGGGTCCTGTGGGACGGGCGCTCTCCCGCGTCCGGTACGGCTGCCTCCGCGGTCCAGCGGTCCCCGGGCTCAACGGTCGTGCGCGCGAGCGAAGAGGACGTTGTCCTCCTGCGGGAAGGTGTGATCCCTTTCGGGGAGATCACCGACATTCTGAAAAAGGGGTGA
- a CDS encoding 5-(carboxyamino)imidazole ribonucleotide mutase, with protein sequence MAGKVLILMGSKSDAEVMGEVSHTLSALGVPCTTTVASAHRSPGRTQKLAREAEVQGYSVIIAGAGAAAHLAGVVAAETVLPVIGVPLASSPLLGLDSLLSTAQMPGGVPVATMAVGKAGAQNAAYLAAQILALSDPKLKKRLRDRRRKMAEGVAASAKEVR encoded by the coding sequence ATGGCCGGCAAAGTTCTCATCCTCATGGGCAGCAAGTCCGACGCGGAGGTGATGGGAGAAGTTTCCCACACCCTGTCCGCGCTCGGGGTCCCCTGCACGACGACCGTGGCGTCCGCCCACCGCTCTCCGGGGCGCACGCAGAAGCTGGCGCGGGAGGCGGAGGTGCAGGGATACTCCGTGATCATCGCCGGCGCGGGGGCCGCCGCTCATCTTGCGGGCGTCGTCGCGGCGGAGACGGTGCTGCCCGTCATCGGGGTCCCGCTGGCAAGCTCCCCCCTGTTGGGGCTGGACTCTCTCCTCTCCACCGCCCAGATGCCGGGAGGCGTGCCTGTCGCCACCATGGCGGTCGGCAAGGCCGGCGCCCAGAACGCGGCCTATCTCGCCGCGCAGATCCTTGCGTTGTCCGACCCGAAGCTCAAGAAACGCTTGAGGGACCGGCGGCGGAAGATGGCGGAAGGCGTCGCGGCGTCCGCCAAAGAGGTTCGATGA
- a CDS encoding phosphoribosylamine--glycine ligase, with protein MKVLVVGSGGREHALVWKIAQSPLVDRIYAAPGNPGMAKHAELVPVASDDLERLREFTVGNRIDLTVVGPEAPLVAGLTDLLAKEGLLVCGPSRAAAQLEGSKVFTKNIMARYGIPTAAFRVFDDYDDAEQFVLTHRLPVVIKADGLAAGKGVAVAGTYEEAVTFLRDVMEKRVFGTAGERVVVEDCLTGEEASYIVFTDGEKIVPLPTSQDHKRIGDGDTGPNTGGMGAYSPAPVVSPEVEKKAMEKIFKPLLAGMRAEGMPFRGILYGGLMIERGEPKVLEFNVRFGDPEAQPLFMRLKSDLVPLLIQCAQGKLTDAGMDIDPRPTVCIVMASAGYPGAYRKGFPISGIEEAEKLGGVQVFQAGTAFKDGLLVNNGGRVLGVTAVDDNIRTAIERGYRAVEKIQWEGAYYRSDIGKKALLRGGV; from the coding sequence CTGAAAGTCCTGGTGGTGGGAAGCGGCGGGCGGGAGCACGCGCTGGTCTGGAAGATCGCCCAGAGCCCTCTGGTGGACAGGATCTACGCGGCGCCGGGAAACCCCGGGATGGCGAAACATGCCGAACTCGTACCGGTGGCCTCCGACGACCTCGAGAGGCTGCGGGAGTTCACGGTGGGGAACCGGATCGATCTGACCGTCGTGGGGCCCGAGGCCCCTCTGGTAGCAGGTCTCACCGACCTGCTGGCGAAGGAGGGGCTCCTGGTGTGCGGCCCGAGCCGTGCCGCCGCGCAACTGGAGGGCTCCAAGGTGTTCACGAAGAACATCATGGCCAGGTACGGGATCCCGACGGCCGCTTTCCGGGTGTTCGACGACTATGACGACGCAGAGCAGTTCGTGCTGACCCATCGCCTTCCCGTCGTGATCAAGGCGGACGGATTGGCGGCAGGCAAGGGCGTGGCGGTCGCCGGAACGTACGAGGAAGCGGTCACGTTTCTGCGGGACGTGATGGAAAAGCGGGTCTTCGGCACCGCCGGGGAGAGGGTCGTCGTGGAGGACTGCCTGACGGGCGAAGAGGCATCGTACATCGTCTTCACCGACGGCGAGAAGATCGTTCCTCTGCCCACGTCGCAGGACCACAAGCGGATCGGCGACGGCGACACGGGGCCCAACACGGGCGGGATGGGGGCGTACTCCCCGGCGCCGGTGGTGTCGCCCGAGGTGGAGAAGAAGGCCATGGAGAAAATCTTCAAACCGCTCCTCGCCGGCATGCGGGCCGAAGGGATGCCGTTCCGCGGGATCCTTTACGGAGGGCTCATGATCGAGCGAGGAGAGCCGAAGGTGCTCGAGTTCAACGTCCGGTTCGGCGATCCCGAGGCGCAGCCGCTCTTCATGCGCCTGAAAAGCGACCTCGTCCCTCTCCTCATCCAGTGCGCGCAGGGGAAGCTGACCGACGCAGGAATGGATATCGATCCCCGGCCTACCGTATGCATCGTGATGGCCTCCGCAGGTTACCCGGGAGCCTACAGGAAGGGATTCCCCATCTCCGGCATCGAGGAGGCGGAGAAGCTGGGCGGCGTTCAGGTGTTCCAGGCGGGAACGGCCTTTAAGGACGGCCTGCTGGTGAACAACGGCGGGCGCGTGCTGGGCGTCACTGCAGTCGACGATAATATCCGTACCGCCATCGAGCGGGGGTACCGCGCGGTGGAGAAGATCCAGTGGGAGGGGGCGTACTACCGGAGCGACATCGGGAAGAAGGCACTCCTGCGGGGCGGAGTATAA